cagagagaggagaaagatggAAACTTACAGATGATGGAGACAATTTTGGGCAAGTTCaaagctggggagagggagacagagacaaatGGAACAGGGAGAGAGATGTTAGGGGATCTCTTCCCCCCACCCGAAGGTTCTGGGGAAGAAGCCAGAGGCCTGAGGCCAAGGCTGGGGCTTTGAGCGGAAACTGGGAGGGGGTGAATTATTCACGAAGCTACCGCCTTGCTCTGAATTTCCAGAAGGTGATGTGGAATTTCCATCCCTCAGCCCGTCCGCAGACAGGGCCCCCGCGGGGGACAGCTGGTCCTCAGGACCTGGGGCCTAAATGAGTACCTGCCAAGGTGCTATCCCCTTTTCGGGTCCCCAAGTGCCTGGCGCCAGTGTGCCAAGTACTGTGCATACATCATCGCTCTTAATTCGCGGGTCAGAGAGGAAATGATGATCATCCTCACTTTGGGATACTTTAGGAGCCTTGGAGTGGAGAACGTGTGCCTCAAAATCGCACAGCTGGTGGAAATGGCCGAGGCGGGATTCGAACCCATGGCTCATTTCGAaccgtgcccccccccccccccggtttCCACAGAGACAGGCACCAGGTGTCTCCATAGCAACCCCTCCGAGGTTTCCCGCGACCTGGTGCGCAAGCCCATGTGGTGACGTCATCACGCAGCGGCGCCTCACGTAGTCGCCTCGCCGGCGCCGGAAGTGAGCTGTGCGGCGCCGGAAGCAGCCAGCAGAAGAGGCCTCGAGGAAGAGACGGTGGCATGGGGCAGTCGGGGCGGGTGAGGCGCGGCGGCCGGGAAAGCGGGCAGCGCGGGTGGGGTCCCGGCGGTGGCCGCAGTGCTCACCTCTTGCCTCTCGCCCCCGCAGTCCCGGCACCAGAAGCGGGCGCGCGCCCAGGCGCACCTCCGCAACCTCGAGGCCTATGCCGCACAGCCGCACTCTTTCGTGTTCTCTCGGGGCCGCGCGGGTCGCAGCGTACGGCAGCTCAGCCTGGACTTGCGGCGGGTCATGGAGCCGCTCACCGCCACCCGCCTGCAGGTCTGCATCGCCCAGCCCATCTCCACCCGCTGTGGGCCCCGTCTTCTGTGGGGATGGCTCCATCCTCGAAACCGCGCGAGGCCTCAGTCTCCCTGGCTGGAGAAAGGAGCCCTTATGGGGACCATCGTAGCTGCCTCTCAGGGCTTTGAGTGGCAGCAGCGAGGGCGAGCAGATGAACCGCGCGCAGCTTGCCTGGGTGCCTAGGACTGGTGGTTAAGAGGGGACTCAGGAATCAGCAAAGCTGGCTTCTCTCAAAAGCCTcgatcaagttacttaacctgtctGGGCCTCAGCCGGCTGTCGAGGGACAGAGGCGGTGCTCAGATTCAAGTCTGACTGGCTCTAGAGGCCAAGAGCATTccactcttctctcctccccccttCTTCCAAGGGTTAAATGCAAGAAAGGGCATAACAGCTTAAGCGTATAGGCTTTGTTCAGTAAGGGGATATCAGTGATcacccctttttctttttgtcgtTTCCAGATTCGGAAGAAAAACTCTCTGAAAGATTGTGTGGCAGTGGCTGGGCCCCTTGGGGTCACACACTTCCTGATCTTGAGCAAAACGGAGACCAGTGTCTACTTTGTGAGTGGATGCTCTCAcccctcactcccccaccccctcctcctcccccagctctcaTGATGACCCCTTGTGCCTCTGAGCTGCCGTGATTCTGGCTTCAAAGTAAACGCTCTGAAGAGATGGGCAGAGGTTCCCATTCCCCCTGCTCTCTAGTTGGACACCTTGACCCTCACTGATCCTTTTTTTCTGTAGAAGCTGATACGCCTCCCGGGAGGCCCTACCTTAACCTTCCGGATCAACAAGGTAAGGACTAGAGGTGGTATGAGGCCTCCGAGGGGTAGGAGCTGGGTTTGGGGATTGCCCCAGCCACGTGTGCTTGGCAGTTATCCACTCGTCACCCTGTCCTGCAGTACACCTTGGTGCGTGATGTGGTTTCTTCGCTGCGACGTCACCGCATGCACGAGCAGCAGTTtgcccaccctcctctcctgGTGCTCAACAGCTTCGGCCCCCACGGCATGCACGTGAAGCTCATGGCCACCATGTTCCAGAACCTGTTCCCCTCCATCAACGTGCACAAGGTGGGCTGGGCCAGGCAACAGTTAACCACGCACAGGCCCTTGGGTTGATTGCCCAGTCTTCACCTCCTAGCATGGAGGCTGAGAGCTCCGGGTTCTGAGGTCGAATCCCACTCATGGCGTTCTGTGACACTGCGCGAGAGGCTCCCCCCGTGAGCTGCCATCCCATCTGGCAGGTGGAAAACTATGCCCGTAGTGCCTTATTTCCTAAATGCGCGTTGAGTGCCGGTCTGAGTAGAGTAGCGTGTGTTGTGGCTCCATTtcacagagggggaaactgaggctgacaGGTGAGGTCACTAGTCTCAGGTCAGATGCGAGGGAGGAGGCGGGACCAGGTTTTAAACTTTGTCTGGCAGCAGGGCCCCTGCTTCTAATCCGTGGCACCAATGGATCTCAGATTAGCCTTGTTAGATGCCAGTCAGCAGGAAGTCCGGTGTCGACAGCCTCAGTGGGCCTCGGACCCAGGATTTCTAGCCAGCGTCCAGGTAGCCCGTGGACACCAATTGCAGCCCCATCCATCCCTGCAGTGCTCTCAGCACTCTGTGCCCTTCTACTGTGAGGTTTCAGGAGTGCAGCCATAGCCGGGGCTTGGCGTGGGCTCCAGCACACAGTGGGGCCTGGGTGCAGCTCACGCGGTGCCatgccttctcttctctcccttccaggTGAACCTGAACACCATCAAGCGCTGCCTTCTCATCAACTACAACCCTGACTCCCAGGAGCTGGATTTCCGCCATTAGTgagtctggggtggggtggggtggggtggcgggTGTGGCCCCGCGCTGCAGCTGATGACAGCACTGCTGCTGAGCCTCTGATTGCTTAGTTTCAAAGGACACGCCCCGATGGACCGTGGAAAGGGTTGGTGGGGGGTGGAGCTGGCCCGCGACCCCATGGCTTCTGACCCCTGTTCTCCCTCGCTCTGACCCCCGCAGTAGCATCAGGGTTGTCCCTGTGGGTGCAAGTCGTGGGATGAAGAAACTTCTTCAGGAGAAGTTCCCCAACATGAGTCGCTTACAGGACGTCAGTGAGCTGCTGGCCACGTGAGGAGGGctcagggtgggggcagggggccacCGCACGCCAGCGGGCCCCAGAGCTGTCCCAGGATTCCCTGCTGAGCCCCGTGTGTGCCCCACACAGGGGCGCAGGGCTGTCCGAGAGTGAAGCGGAGCCGGACGGCGAGCACAACATCACGGTGCTGCCCCAGGCCGTGGCAGGGCGCGGCAACATGCAGGCCCAGCAGAGCGCTGTGCGGCTCACCGAGGTGAGGCCCCGCCCAGGCAGGCCCGGTGGCTTCCCCCAGTCTCAAGGAGGGACTGACACacactcccccaaccccctcccccattcctccAGATCGGGCCTCGGATGACACTGCAGCTCATCAAGATCCAGGAGGGTGTAGGAGAAGGGAATGTGCTGTTCCACAGTTTTGGTGAGGACGGGGCTGGAGGGGCACCGGGGTCTGAGGCCTGATCGAAGGTGGGTCTCAAGGTGCTGGGGGGCTCACCTGGATCTTGGTGAAGGCCTCAGTGGCTGTCTCTTCCCATTTAGTGCACAAAACAGAGGAGGAACTGCAGGCCACCCTGGCAGCCAAGGAGGAGAAGCTGCGGCtcaaggcccagaggcaggaccAGCAGGCCCAGAACGTTCAGCGCAAGCGAgagcagcgagaggcccacagGTGTGTGGTCGCCAGGCGGATAAGGCGGGGTCCTGGGCGCAGGCTGCCACGTTGACCAGtgttcctcctccaggaagaagaGCCTGGCGGGCATGAAGCGGGCACGGGCAGAGGCTGATGGGGACAGCGATGCAGAGGACCCCGGGgcccctgcagaggcagagggggtCAGCCagcaagaggaagaggaggatgaggCCGAGTATTTCCGCCAGGCTGTGGGCGAGGAGCCTGATGAGGGTGTGTGGCAGGCAGGGGTCAGTGTAGCTGGGCACCATGGGCTTGTCTGTCCCTGTGCCCTGGTGGCCCTGACACAGTCTCTTCCCACAGACATGTTCCCAAAGGCAGCCAAGTGGAGGCGGCCTGCCGGGCCCCCAGGCAAGAAGCGACGGGTAAAGGAACGGAAGCCTGACCGAGGCAGTGACCGGAGGCCTCCAAAGGCCAAGGGCAGACACCCGGGGGCCCAGGCCAAGGTGGGACCCAGAGGGGCTGCCCGGGACCACAGGCGAGGCCGACCGTGGCCACCTAAGAGAGTAGCCTGAGGCCAAGCCTGGGCGGCAGGTGGAATGCCCCAGATTGGGGCCTGAGAAGTGCTGCCCTGGGCTCCCCACCTCCTGGGCCTCCAGGTGCAGCCCTCGGTTTCCTTTCATAAAGGAGAACTGTTTTCCTAATCTCCGCCTCTAATAAACTGATTTCTCATGAGTCTTAGTCTGCGCTTGAAATGGGGGGCCTGGTTTCTGCCCGAAGCCTGGGCCCATTTCCCCGACCCTGGGCAGTGGGAAGTGCAGGGCCTTGTTTCACAGGCAAGGGTGATGGGCAGATTTGACCCTGCTTTGGTGCCTTGGGGTCCTGGGCCCCTAGCAAGGGCCCCCACAAGCAGATGGGCCAGCTCTGGAGGATTGTGTGTCATGAGGAAGGAAACCGGGGGTGGAAGTGAGGCGTGTGCCCAGACCAGCTCTGCAGGCTGAAGGAGGTGCTGCTGGCAAGGGGAGGGGCCAGCAGCGCTGCTGGTAGCTCAGCAAAGGACCGTGTGCAGCACAGCACACGGGCTGCAGACCCAGAGGCAGGCCATGCGGGCCACGGCCACCACCACCTCAGGTGAGGAGCCAGCACTGCTGGGATGGTTGAGCCAGGCACACATCCAGGGCCATGGGGGTGGAGGCGGCcggctcctggagggcagaggggagaaggggtTTAGAATCACGTCTGGACCGACTTCCTCCCAGGGCGGGGGGATGGGATAGGAAGGCAGAAGTGAGAGTGGGGTAGCCGACCGGGTCAGGGAAGGGGTACATGCACCTCGCACAGAGCTCCTGGCCAGCCTGCTGGACCAACTGGGAACAGGCCAATTCTCAGGTTGGAAAGTTGAGGCTGAGTGGGGCGTGTAAAGGGTCAACTGCAGAGCTCAGCTTCCCCCCACACTGCTCAGTCCCAGGTGCTGTTCTGGGCACTGGGAAGCCAGTAGCAGGGCACTGCCCCACCCTCAGGAGGGAACATTCTGGGGATTTTTCTTACAGTGATCGGATGGAGTGACAAGCTGTGGCAAAAATATAAGCAGGGTAGGGGACCAAGGGTGCAGTCACAACGTTAGGGTGATCTCAGGTCCTCTCTCAGGACCAGACCAGGAGGAGGTGAGTGGGACAGCCTTAAGGATGCCTGTTGCCTGtgacagccagtgcaaaggccctgaggcaggctgTGCCTTAAGGAACAGCCAGGACACTACGGTCCCAGGGAGCTGGGAGTGGGAAATGAGAGAGccggtggggtgggagggatagcTCCTGCAGGGCCTTGTGCGAAAAGGTGAGCGCTGGCTTTTCTTCCATGTGAGGAGGAAGCCGG
This genomic interval from Phocoena sinus isolate mPhoSin1 chromosome 3, mPhoSin1.pri, whole genome shotgun sequence contains the following:
- the LOC116752180 gene encoding suppressor of SWI4 1 homolog isoform X2; this encodes MGQSGRSRHQKRARAQAHLRNLEAYAAQPHSFVFSRGRAGRSVRQLSLDLRRVMEPLTATRLQIRKKNSLKDCVAVAGPLGVTHFLILSKTETSVYFKLIRLPGGPTLTFRINKYTLVRDVVSSLRRHRMHEQQFAHPPLLVLNSFGPHGMHVKLMATMFQNLFPSINVHKVNLNTIKRCLLINYNPDSQELDFRHYSIRVVPVGASRGMKKLLQEKFPNMSRLQDVSELLATGAGLSESEAEPDGEHNITVLPQAVAGRGNMQAQQSAVRLTEIGPRMTLQLIKIQEGVGEGNVLFHSFVHKTEEELQATLAAKEEKLRLKAQRQDQQAQNVQRKREQREAHRKKSLAGMKRARAEADGDSDAEDPGAPAEAEGVSQQEEEEDEAEYFRQAVGEEPDEDMFPKAAKWRRPAGPPGKKRRVKERKPDRGPTYCPANFSAAADHILSGFQEDFLWPMLVAVFLVALAGNSLALYRFCTQDHRPWHPAVIFSAQLAVSDLLYALTLPPLAAYFYPPKHWSYGETACRLERFLFTCNLLGGVIFITCISLNRYLGIAHPFFTHSQLRPKHAWAISAAGWALAALLAAPMLSFSHLSGPQQEGKCTVDRPDACIKCLGTADDKQLEAYRVYSLALVALGCGLPLLLSLVAYGALGQAVLQSHGMTAANKMRVMVLVASGIALYASSYVPYYVTGVLNVYARQRWRALCPGFASVAQAKAALGWRTYVAHQVTRGLVPLAICIHPLLYMAVVPSLDCCRRRCPGCGQGQAPENTECSGQALPLNVTATPKTSGPQSPELSP